TGTGCTTTTATTCCTTGTTCTTTAAATGGATGTCTTATTAGTTTCATTTCTGTAACTAGATCAGCGTAATTGATAATTGAATCAGATGCTCCCCTTCCAGTTAAAACAATATGATTTTTTCTATTATTTAAGCTTTTTAAAAAAGTGATTATTTCTTTGGGTGCAAGATATCCAAGTTTTGTCGCAATATTAATTTCATCAAGAATGATAAGTTTATAAGATTCGTTTTGTATGTATTTTTTGGCTAGTTGCCAAGCCTCTTGAACTAATTTTTCATCTCTTATTCTGTCTTGTGTTTCCCAAGTAAATCCCTCTCCTAATGAATGCCAAGATATCTTTGAAGAAAAGTTTTTAAGTGCTTTTTCTTCTCCAGTGGTCCAGCCTCCTTTGATAAATTGAATTATTGCTACTTTATAGCCATGACCTATCGTCCTTAAAGCCATACCTAAAGATGCAGTTGTCTTGCCCTTGCCATTTCCTGTAAAAACAATCAATAATCCTTTTTTTATTTTTCTAATTTGTAGTCTTTCGGCTTGGATATCTTTTCTTTGCTGCATTCTTTTTTTATATGAGTTCTCATCGATATCCGGTGATAATTTACCTCCCATTCCAATTTTATTTGCTTGATTATCGAGGTTAAATATTTTCTTGGAAGATGAAGGTTTTTTTTGCATATGACTTTTTTTTTATTTAATTATTATAAATCTTTAAATATTTTTAACTCTTTTAACTTTTAAAAGTGCATTATTTACTGCCTGTTGTTGATCTCTTTTAGTAATCCAGTGGTGATAAGTTTGAGTATGTAAACTAACCGAATGTCCCATCATTCTAGCAGCAACAGTATCAGGTAAATCATAAAAAATTGTTCTAACTGCCCAAGCATGC
The Prochlorococcus marinus XMU1405 genome window above contains:
- the cobO gene encoding cob(I)yrinic acid a,c-diamide adenosyltransferase, giving the protein MQKKPSSSKKIFNLDNQANKIGMGGKLSPDIDENSYKKRMQQRKDIQAERLQIRKIKKGLLIVFTGNGKGKTTASLGMALRTIGHGYKVAIIQFIKGGWTTGEEKALKNFSSKISWHSLGEGFTWETQDRIRDEKLVQEAWQLAKKYIQNESYKLIILDEINIATKLGYLAPKEIITFLKSLNNRKNHIVLTGRGASDSIINYADLVTEMKLIRHPFKEQGIKAQKCVEF